The nucleotide sequence GTCCGGCGCGCTGCAGGAACGGCACCAACCGACCGGCGAAGTCGTCGAGGCCGAGGCGCCGAATCCACGCCCCGTTGATCGAGTCCAGCTTCTTGGGGTCGAAGCGAGCCGGGTTGCGGTTGACCCGTTCCAGGGTGAACTCGCGGGCCATCTCCACCAGGTCGAACTCCTCGCGGTCGCCGTCACCGAGTGACCAGCCGAGCAGCGCCAGGTAGTTGCACATGGCCTCGGGCAGATAGCCGTCGGCCCGGAACTGACCGATCGTCACCGCGCCGTGGCGCTTGGACAGTTTGCTGTTGTCCTGGCCCATGACGAACGGCAGGTGCGCGAAGACCGGGAACTGGTCCTCGGTCAGTCCCATCGCGCGGTACACCGCGAGCTGCCGCGGGGTGGAGGACAGCAAATCCTCCCCGCGCACCACATGGGTGATCCTCATCAGCACGTCGTCGACGGCGACCGCGAGGGGATACAGCGGTGAGCCGTCGGCGCGCATCAGCACGAAGTCCGGCACCAGGTGGTTCTCGAAGCTGACCTCGCCGCGGATCAGGTCGTGGAAGGTGGTGGTGCCTTCGGGCATCCGGAAACGCACCACCGGCTTGCGGCCCTCGGCCTCGTACGCGGCGCGTTGATCGGCGGTCAGATTTCGGCTGTGCCCGTCGTAGTCCGGCGGTTGTTTGGCGGCCTTCTGCCGGGCCACCCGGGCCTCGGCCTCGGCCGGGCTCTCGTAGCAGAGATAGGCGTGGCCGGAGTCCAGGAAGCGCTGCGCCCACTCCTGGTAGAGCGCCAGCCGTTCGCTCTGCCGGTACGGCCCGTGTGGTCCGCCGACCTCGGGACCCTCGTCCCAGTCCAGGCCCAACCAGCGCATGGACTGCACCGCGGCGGCGATGTACTCGTCGGTGACCCGGGCCTGATCGGTGTCCTCGATGCGGAACACGAACGTGCCGCCGGTGTGCCGCGCGTAGGCCCAGTCGTAGAGCGCAGTACGGATGTTGCCCAGGTGCAGGTCACCGCTGGGCGAGGGGGCGAAGCGCACCCGCACCCCGGACGGTTCGGTCACGGTCCCCACCCCTATCGCGCCAGGACCGGATTGGTCAGCGTCCCGATGCCCTCCACGGACACCGACACCTCGTCGCCCGGCTTCATCGGCCCCACCCCGGCCGGGGTGCCGGTGAGGATGACGTCGCCGGGCAGCAGCGTCATCACCGCGGAGATGAAGGCGACCAGGGACGGCACCGGGTGCACCATGGCCGCCGTGCGTGCGGCCTGCTTTAGTTCGCCGTTGAGTTCGGTGGTGATGGCCAGGTCACGCACGTCGAGGTCGGTGACGATCCACGGACCGAGCGGGCAGAACGTGTCGAAGCCCTTGGCGCGCGTCCACTGCGGGTCGTTGCGCTGCAGGTCGCGCGCGGTGACGTCGTTGGCCACCGTGTAACCGAAGATCACCTCGTCCACCCGGTCGACCGGCACCTCGCTGCACAATCGGCCGATGACCACCGCCAGCTCACCCTCGAAGTGCACCTCGATGGACTGACGTGGGTAGCGGATCGGGTCGCCGGGTGAGATCACCGCGGTGTTCGGCTTGAGGAAGATCAGCGGCTCGGCGGGCACCTCGTTACCAAGTTCGGCGGCATGGTCGGCGTAGTTGCGACCGACCCCGATCACCTTGCTGCGCGGGATCACCGGGCTGAGCAGTTTGACCTCGCTCAGCGGCATATGTTCACCGGTCGGACGCAGCGGGGTGTACAGCGGGTCGCCCTCGACGAGCGCGAGCACCTCGGCGCCCGCCTCGCCCTCGACCACGCCGAACGCCTGCCGGCCCTCCACGGTGAACCTCGCGATGCGCACTCGCCGACACTAAGTCATAGCCTCGGAGGGTGAACGTGGTGCTCGAGGAGGCGACCTGGCGGGATCGTCAGGCCGCACACCATGAGCGGGTGGATGCGTGGGTCACCCCGCACCTGGACCGCGCGCGCCGCGGTGAGCAGCACCCGGTCCATGACTTCCTGTTCACCTATTACTCTCACCGCCCTGCGCAGTTGCGCCGTTGGCACCCGGGCGTCGGGGTGGCCCTGGCCGGGGACGCGCCGCAGCGGGACTGGGCCGACTACCGGGTGGGCGACGCGGGCGTCGAGGTGGACCTGGCCCGGGTGCTCGCCCGGCGGGCCGAGTCGATCAAGTACCTGTCCGACCTGCTGCGGGTGACCGCCGCGCGGCGGCCGTTGTTCGGCTGTTTCGGGCTGCACGAGTGGGCGATGGTCTACCGGACCGCGCACATCCGGCACGAGTCCTGGCCGCTGCGCCTGTCGCCGGACGAGCTGGCCGACGTCGTCGAGACGGCGCCGCTGCGCTGCACCCACTACGACGCGTTCCGCTTCTTCACTCCCGCGGCCGCCCCACGCAACATGCTGCAGCTGACCCGCGCGGCAATGCCCGAGCACGAGCAGGGCGGTTGTCTGCACACCAACATGGACCTCTACAAGGTCGCCTACAAACTTACGCCGCTGATCCCGTCGGAGTTGGTCGGCCACTGCTTCGAACTCGCGCGCGACATCCGCGAGCTGGACATGCGCGCCAGTCCCTACGACCTACGCGACCTGGGTGTCTCCCCCGTCCGAATCGAGACCGAGGACGGTCGAGCGAGCTACGTCGCGACCCAGCGCGAGTTCGCCGAACGGGCCGCTGCGCTGCGCGCTCGGCTGCTGGACATCTGCAACCACCTCCCCCTGGATAGATTGAGCGACGATCGATCGCCGGTTCCGGGAGTGGCCCCATGGAACTCACGCATCTGACAGCCCTTCAGTTGGCCGCCGCTGTCGCGGCCCGCGAGCTGACCGCCGTCGAGGTGGTGAAGGCGCACCTCACCCGCATCGAGGCGGTCAATCCGTGGTGCAACGCGATCGTCCGGGTGCTGACCGACTCCGCC is from Sporichthyaceae bacterium and encodes:
- the gltX gene encoding glutamate--tRNA ligase, with product MTEPSGVRVRFAPSPSGDLHLGNIRTALYDWAYARHTGGTFVFRIEDTDQARVTDEYIAAAVQSMRWLGLDWDEGPEVGGPHGPYRQSERLALYQEWAQRFLDSGHAYLCYESPAEAEARVARQKAAKQPPDYDGHSRNLTADQRAAYEAEGRKPVVRFRMPEGTTTFHDLIRGEVSFENHLVPDFVLMRADGSPLYPLAVAVDDVLMRITHVVRGEDLLSSTPRQLAVYRAMGLTEDQFPVFAHLPFVMGQDNSKLSKRHGAVTIGQFRADGYLPEAMCNYLALLGWSLGDGDREEFDLVEMAREFTLERVNRNPARFDPKKLDSINGAWIRRLGLDDFAGRLVPFLQRAGLVADPPTEDQLRLVTSGAPLVRERMVRLSEVVGMLGFLFTEEITIEPDAAAGLDENAQAVLEASVKALEQLEGFATADIEAALRAALIDGLGLKPKHAFGALRIALTGRRVSPPLFESMELLGRERSLARLRRYAAEVG
- a CDS encoding fumarylacetoacetate hydrolase family protein; its protein translation is MRIARFTVEGRQAFGVVEGEAGAEVLALVEGDPLYTPLRPTGEHMPLSEVKLLSPVIPRSKVIGVGRNYADHAAELGNEVPAEPLIFLKPNTAVISPGDPIRYPRQSIEVHFEGELAVVIGRLCSEVPVDRVDEVIFGYTVANDVTARDLQRNDPQWTRAKGFDTFCPLGPWIVTDLDVRDLAITTELNGELKQAARTAAMVHPVPSLVAFISAVMTLLPGDVILTGTPAGVGPMKPGDEVSVSVEGIGTLTNPVLAR
- a CDS encoding 3-methyladenine DNA glycosylase; the encoded protein is MNVVLEEATWRDRQAAHHERVDAWVTPHLDRARRGEQHPVHDFLFTYYSHRPAQLRRWHPGVGVALAGDAPQRDWADYRVGDAGVEVDLARVLARRAESIKYLSDLLRVTAARRPLFGCFGLHEWAMVYRTAHIRHESWPLRLSPDELADVVETAPLRCTHYDAFRFFTPAAAPRNMLQLTRAAMPEHEQGGCLHTNMDLYKVAYKLTPLIPSELVGHCFELARDIRELDMRASPYDLRDLGVSPVRIETEDGRASYVATQREFAERAAALRARLLDICNHLPLDRLSDDRSPVPGVAPWNSRI